GAGATGTCTTTGCTGCCCAATCTCACTGCCCCGCTGCTGGGCAATTCAAAACCGGCTATCATACGTAAAAGCGTAGTTTTCCCGCATCCGCTGGGTCCCAAAAAGGAGAAAAGCTCTCCGCTCTTGATCACCAGATTCACATTATCGACAGCCCGGAAACTGCCGAAATCCTTGCTCAGGTTATCCAGAATGATGTCTTCCAATAATATGTCCTCAGTGTAGTTTTATTACTTTTTTGGTGGCTGCCTCCCGGTTTGGAGCGCTTATCTTCAGGAAATACAATCCTGCTGCCAGCTCTCGCCCCGCGGCATCCTTCCCGTCCCACTCAAGAGAAAAAGCATTTGACGTCAAGGGATTAGTTTGCATAGAGCGCACCTTCTGCCCTCTCAAATTGTAGATATCGAGCTTTAGAAGACCCTTTTCAGAACCCTGTATACCTATCATCAGCTCCGAGGCGAAAGGATTGGGCGCAGCTTTGATCTGCAGCGGCGGAGACAGGAGATCCTCGGTGTCGCTATATGAACTCTCTGTATAAAGCCGGATGTCATCTATCCAGAAAGTAGCTTCGCTCAATCCATACCCTGTGAAACTACATAGAGAAAGCTCGATGATGCTTCCCGCCAAAGAAGTGAAATCCAGATCATAATGTTCCCAATCTGTCACTCCCATAAAGCACATAAGCGTATGCCACACAGTCTCCCCTGCCTCGCGATAACGCAGACCGATATAATGTCCGTTTTGCACAATGTTTGTCTTTGCCCAAAACTGCAGATTCACGTTGCTTGCCCCGGTCAGATCTATGGGATGGCTATATTGAGCGCTTGTTTCCTGAGGTCCGCAACTCATGTTTTGGCAATTCTCACTCAGGCAATGAATACCTTGGGGAGATTGGTCTTGAACTATGCCCCAATATCCCGTGAATATCCAATTATCCGCTGTTTCTTCGAAGCCCTCGGATATCCCGGCAATCTCACTGAGACGGATTACATTCCAGCCCGGCAGGATCTGGAACTCACCAAAATAGCTGGAGTATCTTGGACAGCTTACTTTCAACTGATGCAGTTCGTTGCTCAATCCGGATATATATATCTTTCCTTCATCATCGCTTTCATATAGCTCGGAGCCTATCTCCAACACCGCGGCTGGCAGAGAATTGCCCAAGCTGTCCTTAATCCAAAAGCCCGTATCTATAATATTAGAAGGATGAAGGCGAACATTCACCGTGCGCAGGCTATCCTCTGCTACTGCAATCCACAGACTCGCAGGCTGATAACCCGGAGCGCTTACGCTCATGCGAAAATTCCCTGCCGGAAGAAAGCGATGGTAAGACCCAAAATTTGCCCTGGAGTACATGGCAGCACGCAGTGGAATGTGGTTATCGTAGCCTTCGATGTGAATTTTCGCCTCCAGGGGCTCTCCACTGATCGCATCCAAAACATGTCCGTGGATACATTTGTAGTTCGCACGCTCCAGTAATCGCAGGGCGGGTTCCACTTGGCTCTGCGCAATCAGGTTTATACTACTTGCGGGCGGGAAATGAGTATAGGCCAGTTCTATGGTATATGAAAAAGCCGCATTCATCATGTGGAACCAGTCATCAAAAGTACCGCTAACCGGGTACAAGCTATAACTGGGCATTGGAGTGTAATCGTAGGAAGTGATCCCGGCAACCATAGACTCTGCTAATAGCGCAAGCTCTCCTTGATCCGGACCGCCTACATCGTACACAAAACCTGGAGGATACAGAACATATTGCCCCTGAGAATGGAAGCTGATCCCTGCTAAAAAGTGCTTGTTTTCTATAAGATCGCGTAGAGCTTGGGTCTCGATCTCCGAAAAGGGATAAGGACCATGGTACACCGAATCGTGAATAAGGTCTGTAGCCATTACATTGCCCCACATATAGGAGTAATTCCGGTTCAAATCCACTCCATCGTTGTACATATCCAGGATACCGTTGTTATTGTTGTCCCGAATGTTCTTGCGCCAATAGATATCCGTTTGATCAATCACAATCTTATGACCGTCCGGATTGAGCAGGGGTACAAACCAGATCTCGCAATTGTCCACTATGGCATTTACTCTGTCATCTGTGCCATAATTCCCCAGCAGATGATTGAGAATGGCCATGCAAGACTCCACCGAAAGAGGTTCCCGCGCATGATGAGCCCCCACAAAGAGGTACTGCGGCTCATCTTCATCCAACGATACATTGTCGGATATCTTCACCGCCCAGATATCGTGATCAAATGCCTGATAAGCGGTATTGCCCTGATCTGCATAATACTTGCCTGTAGAGGGACCCAGATTATGAATCTGCATCAAGGTCGAATACTGCGCTGCCAGAGCCTGCAATTCCTGTACAAGCATATTGTATGTACGAAAACCGGGGATGTCCCTGTCCTTTGCGTTCAGGTTCTGCTTGGCTTCTGCTTCAGTTTGCAATACCATCAGTCCGGGATGCAACAGACGGTATAGGGGAAGATCTGTCTCGGACAGTACCATATCCAGATAATGTCCGGGATAATAGCGATCAACATCCACACCCCGCTGCAGCAAAGCTTTGTAATACTCCTCTCCCGGATCGGGAATCCTTACCATGGCGCGTTCTGCCCAAACAACCAAACAGATAAGTAAGAAAAGACAGATGATAACTACTCTTTTCATGGATTATCCCCCTTTTTTCTAGCCCAAAAAATACAGTGGGGAATACCGGGCGGTATCCCCCACTGCTCGGAGGGCATTCTATGTAGGGTCTGTAGGCTACGTACAATGTGTTCAGGTTGAGCTATTATGTCAAGAGAAAAATGCGGAATTATTTCAATTCTCTTGTTGACAATATTCAACACAACATCAATACACTATAATTAACTTGCGGTTAAGTGAGCCACTTGTACCGGTTGCACGTAGGAAATAAATCCCACTTGTTGCTTTTTTTCCACTATTATCCCGGCCATCCCAGCGGAATTCTAGCTCCCTTCCGGCTTGGGTTCTTTCGAAGAGTAACTGGCCTTTCACGTTAAAAATCTGCATTCGCAGGGGACCGGCCTGCTCTTGTTTCACCAAAGCCCTCAGTTCTGCGCCATTATGCAGCGGATTTGGATAAACCTTCATGGTAATCGCCGCAGGAGTATTGAACTCGCTGGGAGCGCTCTGTGTTTCTATGGGCACAGCGTAATACTCTTCCTCTGAAGGCAGATAGCTGATTTTTCCAGGAATGTCCTGAGCGCAGATCCGGTAGTTGAAGTATTCTGCACCTGCACTAAAATCCATTGCCAAGAGACCCAGATAGACACCGCTACCGGCTTCCACAAACTCCAGAGTCATGGTGTCCCCATCATCGATACAGTATTCCATCCACACTGTTGCCACTCCGGATTCATCTGTAATGGTGGCTACAAAGGTAATCTCCTCTTCGCTGATGCTGAGGATGGGATTATGCAGGATATCCGGACCCAAATTATCGTTGTAAATGGAGAAAACATGCGGATCCAGGGCGGCAAATTCGGGATGAGTTCTGTGTTTACCGCTCTGATCGACAGCACTGATGTAGTAGCGGATTTCATCTCCCGGCATCAGGGAGGAGATGCTGGCACGATAGTTGTATCCCTCCTGTTGGTACATCGGAACGCTCTGCCAGGAGCCATCATTCACACTGTAGGCCACATAGAGGGAATCCGATACCAATGCGCTGTTGCTATAGGGAATCACCAGTGCGTCAAAGACATATTCATTTGCGGGATCCAAGATGCCGTGATAAGGATTATGTGCGATGTGCAGCATCTCCTGATCCGGGATCTCGTGAGTGCGGCAATGCAGGGCGTCGGTGCTCTCCCAGGGAGCGTAGTAATTATCAGTTACTCCGATGATCTCATATCCGGGCATGGCCTCGGAATATACTTCCAAGGCGGCAGTATCGTAAGAACTACCCATCTGAGGCACAAACACCCGTTTATTCAAAATCAGAGAGTTTGTATAGGGTTGATTTTGGGGAGTGTTTACCCGATATACTCTGTAGGGATAGCCCCAAGCGCAGTTTAAGCCGGCGAAATACGCCGCGGTAGCCTCGATCTCGTCATATTGCTCATGCGATTGGGGAACACTGCGAATCAGCACTTTATCCGGTGCCAGAAACTTCCCCCAGCAATCGATATGATCGATGTAGGTGTTGTTTGGATCCTGCACCACATGGTAATTGGTGATGCCCAGATAATCTTCCATCAGGCTGTTCACACTAGCTTGGTTGTTTGCGTTTTCCGTGTATGCTATCTGCGTTTGAGCAGCAGTATTGATGCCGTCCGTCATATAGTTACCGCCGGTTTGTTTCAGATTCATGCCATAATAAGGCAAGCCCAGGTTGTTGGCATAAATCTCCGTAACCATGTTGTCCCCCGGCCGCGGGCGGTTGTATTGGAAATCTACTACTGCATAGTCGCCATTACCGTCAAAGATGAACCACGGTGCATAATCCCGCGTCCAATACGAATCCGTGCTTGCCGTCATAAAGCTGAGCCGATCCATGTTCACTCCGGCATTACTGAACTCATCATAAGCACTGTTTTGCTGAGATGTACCGCTTACCAGACAGACCAGATCTGCTGTATTGGATAGCTGAGCCACCAAGGAAAGCGGGATACCCAGAGGATATCTGATCATTACATGAGATGCCGGCTCAAACTCCGCGATGGGACGTACCGGTGACGGTGGAGGTGCAGTTTGGGTAAAGCGTTCTTCCCAAGCATAGGGAAGTAAATAGCTTTCTGGGGATATTCCCCACAGGGGACACAGCAGACATAGCAGAATGCTAAATAGTAGCAAATCACGAAATTTACTGATCAAGTTTGGACTCCAGACGTTTTTTAGCATATCACATACAATTTTCATACCGAAAGTCAAGAAAGTTCTGGAGGAGCGCTGTTTGGGAGGATTCAGGTGCTGCAGTTGATTAGTGACTCGTCAAGGAACGAATGTCGTTTTGCTACTGGCTGCCACACCCAAAATTTGGTGGAGTCTTCTACCAACCGGTTCAAAAGCTTCATTCCTCCTCTGGATTATCGATACTTGAACCTGATATCATCGGGTTATCATCGGGTGAGCACAGGATGATAACACCTTGATATCAGCTTCAACACTGGATAGAACAAAGGGAATGAGGAGCATGATTCTAAAGCTCCCTTCGGTCACATTGGCAATTCGTAGATAAGCCAAATAATACACTTAGTTCACAACAACTATGCTATCTATCTCTGTTAAAATAAGTTAATGGGTAGCTTGGACTTCGGGCAATGCATAGAACCCACCCCAGATATTGGAGTTAGCAATTGAACTGCACTGTTTTAAACATTTCCGCTATTGAGGATTTTCCCTGTTTCAACCTCCTCGCAGTGCAAGGTGTATCTTATGTTCTTCTGCCCAGCGGCTGAACTCCCTGAAATCGGGGTTTTGGCTCAGTTCCACCTTGGCTATGTCATGTACTTTCAGATCCTCCAGAGTAGTAGCATAGTGGCAGGGCTGGATATAGTATTTATCTCCCTCTCTCAGCAGGGAACGAATCTCGTAGAGATCTTCGCCAAAGATGATTTCCGGTGCCACAGTTGTGCGGAATTCATAGTCCACTCCGCTAAGGCGGATCAATTCCATACTACGCAGGATATCCGCACTATTCACATCGCTGCGTGTAAGTTGCCGATAACGGGGCAGCGGCGCTTTCAGGTCCATGGCAATATAGTCCACCGCTTTGGCATAAATTACCTGAGCCAGCACTTCCGGTAAGGAGCCATTTGTATCCAGCTTCACTTTGAAGCGCATGGCTTTCAGGAGTTTCATAAAGGGGATCAGATCCTCCTGCAGAGTCGGTTCACCCCCCGTGATCACCACCGCACTCAGTTTCTTTCGGCGCCGATAGAGGAAGCGCAGCACTTTCTCTGTATTCTGCGGCGGATTATAAATCTGAGGCAGCACCAATTCGGGATTGTGGCAATAGGGACAGCGGAAATTGCACTCTTGAGTAAAGACAATTGCGCTTAGTTCTCCCGGATAATCCAGCAGGGAGAATCGCTGGAATCCGCCGATAATCATGCCAGATTGTGCTCGCTAATTCGATGCGGTACAGGGTTTTTGACGGTGTCGAAAGTTGTGCGCATCTTGAATTCCGCTTTTTTACCTTCGTTCCATTGTGATACCGGGCGTAAATAGCCCACAATGCGGGCAAATACCTCGCAATTCTTACCGCAGCGGGGGCATTTTTGCTGTTCTCCCACCAGATAGCCGTGTTCCGTGCAGATACTGAAGGTAGGTGAAAAAGTGAAATACGGCAGCCGGTAATTACTGCAAACGCTTTTCACCAAGTTCTTTACGCTGGAACAGTGCTCCAACCGTTCACCACCGAAGATGTGTAACACCGTTCCACCGGTGTATTTGGTCTGCAATTCATCCTGTAAATCCAGCACTTCAAAGACATCGTCGGAGAAATCTACCGGTAATTGAGTGCTGTTTGTATAGAAGGGCACTTTCCTATCCGGATTGGCGCTGCGAATGCCGGGGAAACTGCGTTTATCCAACAAAGCCAGGCGATAGCTGGTTCCTTCGGCAGGAGTAGCTTCCAGATTGTAGTTGTTACCGGTAAGTTCTTGAAATTCAATCAATCGTTCCCGCAGATAATCCATCACCTTCACGGCAAATTCGCGACCAATAGACGTCCCGATGCCCACATCCAGAAAGTTCAGACAGGCCTCATTCATGCCGATCACACCGATGGTGGAAAAGTGGTTTTTCCAATATTCATTGAAGCGTTCGCGGATGTTTTTCAGATAGAAACGGGTATAAGGATACAAACCGTTATCGGTGTAGTTTTCCAATATCTTACGCTTGATTTCCAGAGATGACATCGCCAAGGCTAGAGCACGTTGCAAACGCTCGAAGAAGTCCTCTTCACTTTCGGCTTGAAAACCGATCCTGGGTAAATTGAGTGTAACCACGCCAATAGAGCCCGTGAGGGGATTGGCGCCAAACAGCCCACCCCCGCGCGCCGCCAGTTTACGAGTGTCCAAACGTAGCCGGCAACACATACTGCGGGCGTCGTTTGGGTCCATATCGCTATTCACGAAATTCGAGAAATAGGGAATGCCATATTTTGCCGCTGCTTCCCACAGATATTCAATAGCAGGATTATCCCAATCGAAATCTTTGGTGATATTGTAGGTAGGAATGGGGAAAGTAAAGACTCTGCCCTTGGCGTCGCCTTCCACCATCACTTCCAGAAACGCACGGTTCAACATGTCCATCTCGATTTGGAAATCTGCATAGCAGGCTTCCTGAGGCTGTCCGCCGATGATCACCGCCTGGTTCTTGTAGCTTTCGGGACTGATGAGATCCATGGTGATATTGGTGAAAGGAGTCTGAAAACCCACTCTGGTAGGCACATTCAAGTTAAATACAAATTCCTGCAGAGCCTGCTTCACTTCAGAGTATTCCAGCTCATCATAGCGGATGAAGGGCGCTAAAAGCGTGTCGAAGCTGGAAAAAGCCTGCGCTCCGGCCGCCTCGCCCTGCAAGGTATAAAAGAAGTTTACGATCTGCCCCAAAGCGCTACGAAAATGCTTGGCAGGAGAGCTTTCCACCTTGCCCACTGCCCCCTTGAAGCCGGTTAGCAGGAGATCCATGAGGTCCCAACCTACACAGTACACAGAAAGCTGGCCCAAATCGTGAATATGAATGTCGCCACTTACATGGGCTTCACGAATCTCCGGGGGATATATCTTGTTCAGCCAGTAGGTCTTACTCACCTCACTGGCAATGTAATTGTTCAATCCTTGGAGAGAATATGCCATGTTCGAATTCTCATTTACCTGCCAATCCAGCTTTTCCAGATATTGATCGATCAACTTCACTCCCGCACTGGAGACCATCTCCCGGATGCGGGCATGTTGATCCCGGTAAATGATATAGGCTTTGGCAGTTTTCTTGTAAGGTGAAGACAGTAGAACTTCTTCCACAATGTCTTGAATTTTCTCTACGTCCGGAATCTCTTCCGTGAGACTCTGTTGAGCCAGATTGAGCACCCTGAGACAGAGTTTATCTGCCATCTCGGCATCAAATTCCCCACTGGCATCTCCTGCCTTGAATATGGCATTACTTATCTTGCTTTTATCGAAATCTACTATATGGCCATTCCGCTTGCGGATCTTAGAGAACATGGGCAACTCCTTTATGAAAAACGATAACTATATGTTGTATAATTTATTACAGACTTAGAAGCAAAATCGCCAAAAGGGGGATCAAGCTTCGAATTACATAAATACGGTCACTTATCAATCTGTCAAGTTGATGTTTTTCCACTTCGCTTTTCTTCAGGGGATGGGGATTATCACTACTGGTAAATTGATCTGGCGTTGTGCATGATTGATAGTACTTTAGGGATAGGTTTTAGCGTTTATGCGATTTGTCGTTTTGGTGTTTTGCGATTCCAATAGCAGAACTGCAGAACCGCAGCACTGTAGCACTGTAGCACTAACCAACTAAGAACTAATGAACTACGAGCTTCTGCGAACGCAGTGAGTATTCAACAGGCCGAAGGCCGAAACAGCCATTATTCATCATTCATCATTCATTATTCATTGAAAGCGCCCCCCTACTCCACAGTAACGCTCTTTGCCAGATTCCTGGGTTGATCCACGTTAAAGCCGCGCAGATCTGCCACATGGTAGGCCAGTAATTGCAGTGGTATCACGGTAAGCAGCGCTTGCAGGTTGGTGAGAGTATCCGGGATGTAGATCACGTTTTCGCTGATCTTCTGCAGTTCCGTATCTCCTTCAGTTGCAATCGTTATCAGCCGTGCTTTGCGCGCCCGCACTTCTTGAAGATTGGAGTAGATCTTGTCGTAGAGCGGATCTCTGGTGGCAATGGCCACCACCGGCATATTCTCATCGATCAGTGCGATGGGACCGTGTTTCATCTCCGCGGCGGGGTATCCTTCAGCATGGATATAGGATATCTCCTTCAGTTTCAAGGCTCCTTCCAGCGCCACGGGATAGTTCAAACCGCGTCCCAGATACAATGCATTTGTGCAATCCTTGATGCTCTGTGCTATCTCCCGTATCTGCCCGTTCAATTTCAGGATCCGCTCCACCTTTCCCGGTATTTCTTCCAGGGCTTTGATGTACTCTGTTCCCTGCACGGCGGAGAGGTGATTCATTCTGCCCAGGTAGATTGCCAGCAGGCTCAGGATGGTCACTTGCGATGTAAAGGCCTTGGTGGATGCCACTCCGATCTCACTACCGGCGTGAATGTAAGCCCCACCGTCGCTTTCCCTGGCAACAGTGGATCCCACCACATTAGTGATGCCCAATACTCTGGCGCCTTTGGCTTTAGCCTCGCGCATTGCCGCCAGGGTATCCGCAGTTTCCCCGGATTGACTGATCACAAAGACCAGGGTATCTTCCGGAATGATAGGATTGCGATAGCGGTATTCGCTGGCGTATTCTGCATGTACCGGGATACGTGCCATATCTTCTATGATGTATTTTCCGATCAATGCAGCATGAAACGAGGTTCCGCATGCCAGCAGGTGGATTTGTTTTACTTTGCGCAGTTCGAAAGGTTCCAGATGCAATCCGCCCAGGCGTGCCGTACCCATCGTTTCGTTGATTCTGCCCCTAAATCCATTGTCGATAGTGATGGGCTGTTCAAAGATCTCTTTCAGCATAAAGTGCTTGAAATCGCCCTTTTCGATGGCGGATATATCCCAATCCACCACGCTGATCTGTGGTATCACGCTGGTTTTACTTAATGTGGATATCTCAAAGCCGTCTTTACGCACCACACATAGTTCGGAATCCTGCAGATAGATCACCCGTTTGGTATGAATCACGATGGCGCTTACGTCGCTGGTGATAAAGTGCTCATCGTCGTTGATTCCGATGATCAATGGACTGCCCTTGCGCACTGCGATCAGCTTATCCGGTTCCTTTTTACTGATCACCACCAAACCGTAGGTGCCTTCCACTCTCTTCATGGCTTCCCGCACCGCATCTTCCAAGCCTATCCCTGTGCTTATATACTGCTCGATGAGGTGGGCAATCACCTCGGAATCGGTCTCGCTTACAAAGCTATGCCCCAGCTCTTTCAATTGTTCGCGCAATAGTTTATAGTTCTCGATGATGCCATTGTGTACTATCGCCAGCTCTCCCCTGCAATCGGTGTGAGGATGCGCATTTACCTCGTTCGGTGCCCCGTGAGTTGCCCAGCGGGTGTGCGCTATGGCCACATGTCCGCTGCATCGAGAAGGTTCCGGCAGAGAACGCTCCAATTCTATGATCTTACCTTGTTTTTTGTAGATTTGCAGACCATTTTCATGGATTAAAGCCGTTCCGGAGGAGTCATATCCCCGGTATTCCAGACGCTTCAGCGCCTCGATCGCAATCGGCAATGCCTCACGACGACCTATGTAACCAACTATTCCACACATTGCTTCTCTCCTGTAATTTTATGGAAGCCATACAGTGCCCAGGCCAGGATCACCACCGCTGGAATTGCCAGCCAGTAGCGCAGATTATCCTCACCGGACACAAATATCTGCATAAAGGGTTTGGATGCCAGGCTCATGATCACCAAGGCAAATCCATTATTGATAGTATGCAAGAGCATCGCATTGAAGATCGATCCGCTACGTAAAGTGAGATACGCCAGGATCATCCCCAGGATCAGCACAGGAACAAAGCGGAATGGATCCAAATGGAAGGCGGCAAACAGCAATCCGCTCAATACAATGCTCACCTTCATGCCGTATTTCTCGAAAAAGCGGATCAAAAAGCCGCGAAACATCAGTTCTTCACAGATTCCCGGCGCCACAGCAATCACCAAAAAGCTTGCCCACAACGGCAGATCCATGCTAAACAGCCCGCCCAGCATCTTCAGATAATTCTCCGGGAA
This is a stretch of genomic DNA from Candidatus Cloacimonadota bacterium. It encodes these proteins:
- a CDS encoding M14 family zinc carboxypeptidase; this encodes MKRVVIICLFLLICLVVWAERAMVRIPDPGEEYYKALLQRGVDVDRYYPGHYLDMVLSETDLPLYRLLHPGLMVLQTEAEAKQNLNAKDRDIPGFRTYNMLVQELQALAAQYSTLMQIHNLGPSTGKYYADQGNTAYQAFDHDIWAVKISDNVSLDEDEPQYLFVGAHHAREPLSVESCMAILNHLLGNYGTDDRVNAIVDNCEIWFVPLLNPDGHKIVIDQTDIYWRKNIRDNNNNGILDMYNDGVDLNRNYSYMWGNVMATDLIHDSVYHGPYPFSEIETQALRDLIENKHFLAGISFHSQGQYVLYPPGFVYDVGGPDQGELALLAESMVAGITSYDYTPMPSYSLYPVSGTFDDWFHMMNAAFSYTIELAYTHFPPASSINLIAQSQVEPALRLLERANYKCIHGHVLDAISGEPLEAKIHIEGYDNHIPLRAAMYSRANFGSYHRFLPAGNFRMSVSAPGYQPASLWIAVAEDSLRTVNVRLHPSNIIDTGFWIKDSLGNSLPAAVLEIGSELYESDDEGKIYISGLSNELHQLKVSCPRYSSYFGEFQILPGWNVIRLSEIAGISEGFEETADNWIFTGYWGIVQDQSPQGIHCLSENCQNMSCGPQETSAQYSHPIDLTGASNVNLQFWAKTNIVQNGHYIGLRYREAGETVWHTLMCFMGVTDWEHYDLDFTSLAGSIIELSLCSFTGYGLSEATFWIDDIRLYTESSYSDTEDLLSPPLQIKAAPNPFASELMIGIQGSEKGLLKLDIYNLRGQKVRSMQTNPLTSNAFSLEWDGKDAAGRELAAGLYFLKISAPNREAATKKVIKLH
- a CDS encoding agmatine deiminase family protein → MISKFRDLLLFSILLCLLCPLWGISPESYLLPYAWEERFTQTAPPPSPVRPIAEFEPASHVMIRYPLGIPLSLVAQLSNTADLVCLVSGTSQQNSAYDEFSNAGVNMDRLSFMTASTDSYWTRDYAPWFIFDGNGDYAVVDFQYNRPRPGDNMVTEIYANNLGLPYYGMNLKQTGGNYMTDGINTAAQTQIAYTENANNQASVNSLMEDYLGITNYHVVQDPNNTYIDHIDCWGKFLAPDKVLIRSVPQSHEQYDEIEATAAYFAGLNCAWGYPYRVYRVNTPQNQPYTNSLILNKRVFVPQMGSSYDTAALEVYSEAMPGYEIIGVTDNYYAPWESTDALHCRTHEIPDQEMLHIAHNPYHGILDPANEYVFDALVIPYSNSALVSDSLYVAYSVNDGSWQSVPMYQQEGYNYRASISSLMPGDEIRYYISAVDQSGKHRTHPEFAALDPHVFSIYNDNLGPDILHNPILSISEEEITFVATITDESGVATVWMEYCIDDGDTMTLEFVEAGSGVYLGLLAMDFSAGAEYFNYRICAQDIPGKISYLPSEEEYYAVPIETQSAPSEFNTPAAITMKVYPNPLHNGAELRALVKQEQAGPLRMQIFNVKGQLLFERTQAGRELEFRWDGRDNSGKKATSGIYFLRATGTSGSLNRKLIIVY
- a CDS encoding anaerobic ribonucleoside-triphosphate reductase activating protein; the protein is MIIGGFQRFSLLDYPGELSAIVFTQECNFRCPYCHNPELVLPQIYNPPQNTEKVLRFLYRRRKKLSAVVITGGEPTLQEDLIPFMKLLKAMRFKVKLDTNGSLPEVLAQVIYAKAVDYIAMDLKAPLPRYRQLTRSDVNSADILRSMELIRLSGVDYEFRTTVAPEIIFGEDLYEIRSLLREGDKYYIQPCHYATTLEDLKVHDIAKVELSQNPDFREFSRWAEEHKIHLALRGG
- a CDS encoding ribonucleoside triphosphate reductase, encoding MFSKIRKRNGHIVDFDKSKISNAIFKAGDASGEFDAEMADKLCLRVLNLAQQSLTEEIPDVEKIQDIVEEVLLSSPYKKTAKAYIIYRDQHARIREMVSSAGVKLIDQYLEKLDWQVNENSNMAYSLQGLNNYIASEVSKTYWLNKIYPPEIREAHVSGDIHIHDLGQLSVYCVGWDLMDLLLTGFKGAVGKVESSPAKHFRSALGQIVNFFYTLQGEAAGAQAFSSFDTLLAPFIRYDELEYSEVKQALQEFVFNLNVPTRVGFQTPFTNITMDLISPESYKNQAVIIGGQPQEACYADFQIEMDMLNRAFLEVMVEGDAKGRVFTFPIPTYNITKDFDWDNPAIEYLWEAAAKYGIPYFSNFVNSDMDPNDARSMCCRLRLDTRKLAARGGGLFGANPLTGSIGVVTLNLPRIGFQAESEEDFFERLQRALALAMSSLEIKRKILENYTDNGLYPYTRFYLKNIRERFNEYWKNHFSTIGVIGMNEACLNFLDVGIGTSIGREFAVKVMDYLRERLIEFQELTGNNYNLEATPAEGTSYRLALLDKRSFPGIRSANPDRKVPFYTNSTQLPVDFSDDVFEVLDLQDELQTKYTGGTVLHIFGGERLEHCSSVKNLVKSVCSNYRLPYFTFSPTFSICTEHGYLVGEQQKCPRCGKNCEVFARIVGYLRPVSQWNEGKKAEFKMRTTFDTVKNPVPHRISEHNLA
- the glmS gene encoding glutamine--fructose-6-phosphate transaminase (isomerizing), whose protein sequence is MCGIVGYIGRREALPIAIEALKRLEYRGYDSSGTALIHENGLQIYKKQGKIIELERSLPEPSRCSGHVAIAHTRWATHGAPNEVNAHPHTDCRGELAIVHNGIIENYKLLREQLKELGHSFVSETDSEVIAHLIEQYISTGIGLEDAVREAMKRVEGTYGLVVISKKEPDKLIAVRKGSPLIIGINDDEHFITSDVSAIVIHTKRVIYLQDSELCVVRKDGFEISTLSKTSVIPQISVVDWDISAIEKGDFKHFMLKEIFEQPITIDNGFRGRINETMGTARLGGLHLEPFELRKVKQIHLLACGTSFHAALIGKYIIEDMARIPVHAEYASEYRYRNPIIPEDTLVFVISQSGETADTLAAMREAKAKGARVLGITNVVGSTVARESDGGAYIHAGSEIGVASTKAFTSQVTILSLLAIYLGRMNHLSAVQGTEYIKALEEIPGKVERILKLNGQIREIAQSIKDCTNALYLGRGLNYPVALEGALKLKEISYIHAEGYPAAEMKHGPIALIDENMPVVAIATRDPLYDKIYSNLQEVRARKARLITIATEGDTELQKISENVIYIPDTLTNLQALLTVIPLQLLAYHVADLRGFNVDQPRNLAKSVTVE